Proteins from a single region of Scatophagus argus isolate fScaArg1 chromosome 23, fScaArg1.pri, whole genome shotgun sequence:
- the anapc10 gene encoding anaphase-promoting complex subunit 10, whose translation MATPSKTPPGADPKQLERTGTVREIGSQAVWSLSSCKPGFGVDQLRDDNLETYWQSDGSQPHLVNIQFRRRTTVKMLCIYADYKSDESYTPSKISVRVGNNFHNLQEIRQLEMVEPSGWIHISLLNQRTNEPISTFMIQIAVLANHQNGRDTHMRQIKVYTPVEESSIGKFPRCTTVDFMMYRTIR comes from the exons ATGGCCACCCCGAGCAAGACCCCACCAGGCGCCGACCCGAAGCAGCTGGAGCGGACCGGGACGGTCCGGGAGATCGGATCTCAGGCGGTGTGGTCCCTCTCCTCCTGTAAACCTG GCTTCGGAGTGGACCAGCTGAGGGACGACAACCTGGAGACGTACTGGCAGTCAGACGGATCCCAGCCTCACTTGGTCAACATCCAGTTCAG GAGGAGAACGACCGTGAAGATGCTGTGTATTTACGCTGATTACAAATCGGATGAGAGCTACACGCCCAGTAAGATCTCAGTCAGAGTGGGCAACAACTTCCACAACTTGCAGGAGATCAGG cagtTGGAGATGGTGGAGCCCAGTGGTTGGATTCACATCTCTCTGTTGAATCAG CGGACAAACGAACCCATCAGCACCTTCATGATCCAGATCGCCGTGCTGGCAAACCACCAGAACGGCCGCGACACGCACATGCGACAGATCAAAGTGTACACGCCGGTGGAGGAGAGCTCCATCGGAAAGTTCCCACGATGCACCACGGTCGACTTCATGATGTACCGCACGATCAGGTGA
- the abce1 gene encoding ATP-binding cassette sub-family E member 1, translated as MADKNTRIAIVNHDKCKPKKCRQECKKSCPVVRMGKLCIEVTPQSKIVWISESLCIGCGICIKKCPFGALSIVNLPSNLEKETTHRYCANSFKLHRLPIPRPGEVLGLVGTNGIGKSTALKILAGKQKPNLGKYDNPPDWQEILTYFRGSELQNYFTKILEDDLRAIVKPQYVDQIPKTVKGSVGAILSRKDDTDTQDLVCQQLDLSHLRERNVEDLSGGELQRFACAVVCIQRADIFMFDEPSSYLDVKQRLKAAITIRSLITPDRYIIVVEHDLSVLDYLSDFICCLYGVPSAYGVVTMPFSVREGINIFLDGYVPTENLRFRETSLVFKVAETANEEEVKRLRHYQYPEMNKTMGEFTLEIKGGEFTDSEIMVMLGENGTGKTTFIRMLAGGLKSDGGGEVPLLNVSYKPQTISPKFKGSVRALLHEKIRDAYTHPQFITDVMKPMQIESIIDQDVQNLSGGELQRVALTLCLGKPADVYLIDEPSAYLDSEQRLMAARVIKRYILHAKKTAFVVEHDFIMATYLADRVIVFDGIPSKKTSANTPQSLLAGMNRFLSLLEITFRRDPNNFRPRINKLNSIKDTEQKKSGNYFFLDD; from the exons ATGGCGGATAAAAACACCAGGATCGCCATCGTCAACCACGACAAATGCAAACCTAAGAAATGCCGTCAGGAGTGCAAGAAGAGCTGCCCGGTGGTCCGCATGG gtaaGCTGTGTATCGAGGTGACTCCACAGAGTAAGATTGTCTGGATCTCAGAGTCTCTGTGTATAGGCTGCGGCATCTGCATCAAG AAATGTCCGTTCGGCGCGCTGTCCATCGTCAACCTGCCCAGCAACCTGGAGAAGGAAACCACACACAGATACTGCGCCAATTCCTTCAAACTGCACCG GCTGCCCATCCCCAGGCCTGGTGAGGTGCTCGGACTGGTGGGGACCAACGGTATTGGCAAGTCCACAGCTCTGAAGATCCTGGCTGGGAAACAGAAACCCAACCTGGGCAAGTACGAT AATCCTCCAGACTGGCAGGAGATCTTGACCTACTTCAGAGGCTCTGAGCTGCAGAACTATTTCACCAAAATCCTGGAGGACGACTTGCGGGCCATCGTCAAACCGCAGTACGTCGACCAGATCCCAAAGACCGTGAAG GGGTCAGTAGGGGCCATCCTGAGCAGGAAGGacgacacagacacacaggaccTCGTCTGCCAACAGCTcg ATCTGAGCCACCTGCGGGAGAGGAACGTGGAGGATCTGTCCggaggagagctgcagaggtTCGCCTGCGCCGTCGTCTGCATCCAGAGGGCCGACAT TTTCATGTTTGACGAGCCGTCCAGCTACCTGGATGTGAAACAGAGGCTGAAGGCTGCCATCACCATCCGCTCACTCATCACCCCGGACAG gtacATCATCGTGGTGGAGCACGACCTGAGCGTGTTGGACTACCTGTCGGACTTCATCTGCTGCCTGTACGGAGTCCCCAGCGCCTACGGAGTCGTCACCATGCCCTTCAGCGTCCGGGAGG GCATCAACATCTTCCTGGACGGTTACGTCCCCACGGAGAATCTCAGGTTTCGCGAGACCTCGCTGGTCTTCAAAGTGGCTGAGACAGCcaatgaggaggaggtgaagagacTCAGACACTATCAG TATCCAGAGATGAACAAGACGATGGGCGAGTTCACGCTGGAGATCAAAGGAGGAGAGTTTACCGACTCGGAGATCATGGTGATGCTGGGAGAGAACG GCACAGGGAAGACGACCTTCATCAGGATGTTGGCTGGAGGTCTGAAGTCTGACGGGGGAG GCGAGGTTCCCCTCCTGAACGTCAGCTACAAGCCTCAGACCATCAGCCCCAAGTTTAAG GGCAGCGTCAGAGCTCTGCTGCACGAGAAGATCAGAGACGcctacacacacccacaatTCATCACGGACGTCATGAAGCCGATGCAGATCGAGAGCATCATCGACCAGgat gTGCAGAACCTGTCTGGTGGTGAGCTTCAGAGAGTCGCTCTCACTCTGTGTTTGGGGAAACCGGCCGACGTTTATCTGATCGACGAACCTTCGGCCTACCTGGACTCCGAGCAGAGACTGATGGCCGCCAGGGTCATCAAGAG GTACATCCTCCACGCCAAGAAGACGGCGTTTGTGGTGGAGCACGACTTCATCATGGCGACCTACCTGGCCGACAGAGTGATCGTGTTCGACGGCATTCCCTCCAAGAAGACCTCGGCTAACAC TCCTCAGAGTCTGCTGGCCGGGATGAACAGGTTCCTGTCGCTGCTGGAGATCACGTTCAGAAGAGACCCGAACAACTTCAGACCGCGCATCAACAAGCTCAACTCCATCAAG GACACGGAACAGAAGAAGAGCGGAAACTACTTCTTCCTGGACGACTGA
- the LOC124054730 gene encoding butyrophilin subfamily 3 member A2-like: protein MLGAAVLVFLRTFRMFLLLCTNSLILKSSGDGSISSFQPITALRGDDVILPCGLKNRTDVSSKTVVWTKPSLDPVFIHVYQSGRLVHEAQHPSYRYRTTLFEDQLVNGNVSLKLFRVKLSDAGTYVCSIQSMETEASVQLSVGAASSPVIGLAQFDGDEGRWVLRCQSTGWCPKPELSWLDSEGHVLPAGPTQTLRGPGDLYSVNSTLTVDERDGIRFICRVQQKDINQTRETHFQLPAHLNTPTCWTWLWVLCAVSAVPILFFVCVAIKIIINHCTRRDKRPEAWTRDQDWYRVKHVAKETAETITAQGNTKENEGEDHHMLDGVKVHFPLKASNMNGKMSVSLSVSESDEHVTDMQTIRV, encoded by the exons ATGCTGGGAGCAGCTGTTTTAGTGTTCCTCAGGACCTTCAGGATGTTCCTGTTGCTTTGCACCAACAGTCTGATACTGAAGTCCTCTGGAG ATGGCTCCATTTCTtcctttcagccaatcacagccctGAGGGGTGATGATGTCATTCTGCCCTGTGGTCTTAAAAATCGCACTGATGTCAGTTCTAAGACGGTGGTGTGGACCAAACCCAGTCTGGACCCAGTGTTCATCCATGTTTACCAAAGTGGACGGCTGGTCCATGAGGCTCAGCATCCATCTTATCGGTACCGCACGACTCTGTTTGAGGACCAGCTGGTGAATGGAAACGTCTCCCTGAAACTCTTCAGAGTGAAGCTCTCTGATGCAGGAACATACGTTTGTTCCATTCAGTCGATGGAGACGGAAGCTTCTGTCCAACTCAGTGTTG GTGCTGCCTCCTCACCTGTCATTGGTTTGGCACAGTTTGATGGAGACGAAGGACGTTGGGTGTTACGCTGTCAGTCCACAGGCTGGTGTCCAAAGCCTGAGCTGTCCTGGCTGGACTCTGAGGGACACGTCCTCCCTGCTGGacccacacagacactcagAGGTCCTGGTGACCTCTATAGTGTCAATAGCACACTGACTGTGGACGAGAGAGACGGCATCAGGTTCATCTGCAGAGTCCAACAGAAGGACATCAACCAAACGAGAGAGACGCACTTCCAACTCCCAG ctCATCTCAACACCCCAACTTGTTGGACTTGGCTGTGGGtcctctgtgctgtttctgctgttcctATTCTATTCTTCGTTTGCGTTGCCATCAAGATAATAATTAATCACT GCACCAGGAGAGACAAGAGACCAGAAGCCTGGACCAGAGACCAGGACTGGTACAGGGTGAAGCATGTTGCCaaagagacagcagaaacaatCACAGCTCAGGGGAACACAAAGGAGAATGAAGGTGAAGACCATCACATGTTGGATGGAGTGAAGGTTCACTTTCCACTGAAGGCATCAAACATGAATGGAAAAATGTCAGTTTCCTTATCAGTTAGTGAGAGTGATGAACATGTGACTGACATGCAGACCATCAGAGTTTGA
- the otud4 gene encoding OTU domain-containing protein 4, producing the protein MDGGGSMQSNEEKGAEKLMDDYLKSIGLHRKKIAKDGSCLFRAVAEQVLHCQSLHTEVRAECVEFLKRNRGLYEAFVEGDFEDYLSKLQDPQHWVGEVEINALAVMYKRDFLIFQEPGKRAVSITDNNFKDKVQLCFLNGNHYDSVYPISHMKNAALCQSILYEVLYDDVFKVDRGFLGMCQRVGRPSDLLSDDSMAVCGSSDESDPDAGEPLWVESETTKPTRHSRGRGRGRHLSERVRRSLNPTLFRNIEYDVWHKTKRAQQKMDYYIAAGMQFTVGDRCQVRLEGGGRSYVATIKEVPPNNGPVTVYIEELGRKQVPLWCLRPANDEGRWSTVVSREKRLSNGHGEWEDRGKGRGRGKHTTASSPSSSSSAVSQATAPGSSGRVQKQHSWPPQATVEEQGGVKASRKSMSTVESGFGLTEEQRLAKEEEERNVALVELQLRDEHSFPALGAQSGVQGDGGRKKGGEKKKLQRNKTKSPVQDVTALSPSAGEGPKSSSPTLASAATTAPTTNTTTTTTPPTPTLPGPKPAAAPSTDSDSSPAGLRSAAAAVASSPPLTTAAPAAKTNAPSAGAPPSSPPPAAAPSTKPSGAVPSSATLFSLLTPVLPAASSPPTTNAPSTSSPPASSKKLLASSSSSLLPKSSASPPPSSSLPPPTFIAPIAPCPAAAQGFLPPTSLTRSPVLRSPSPPSFSSSSVIHHAARVHEAPPVSAQTPNSSTDSGGALTKTQDSLSQTHPQVSQTQTQASLTQTESHAQPPQMPTETRSSLPPPCSPHLQHQPQPHTDVASLPQAQTAVLQPSVPQTQVSVSHLQPQSEVVLVQSSHPAPDASHPHTTQASVPVSAFVQPQSSVTPPHLHVQPAQPPHPSQVPHPSLSLSASQTPNTQNQTEALLPPTQPQPDSAAHSPSQQPHPPPPSHLAHPPPPPPHPQSILGAVPLQQLSQLYQDPLYPGFPLGEKGDMAQTPSFSSNKSGDDLPEDVNILRFFFNLGVKAYSMPMFAPYMYLLPLQQAHTMHPKLPSRSPSPQYPPSNPPTRHQETYPHLQYPPTSAAVPPQYEHQAPLAEPPHPSDPFNQAGYPMAEPHRMPCPSSWQQHQMPPPRNPTFPVGYPTPSPPYPVAQTLSQSYHPGQGQGPPLFPLSLPPYPPSSLGYQSSPAHEEPQMSQAVMEQHQPANGDTMSAQGLVRVPGPAAANSSRSVVVSGFAGKKEQGESLPRTVLLVDPPLNPNNPILVENLGVKDVPVAMTTMKTSSTPGSPLSYNFISRTIVPGDNSSSRGYRGNHKLLNPTGAYVSPGPLEPSQVGYHGPTMAEHPSIGCNTEDDWEEQTGFKPTSLNHRGPRRSHRGGRGRGGHDPGRGTQRRRYGGEAGVGFSYSQFNPSYRGRGRERGY; encoded by the exons GTGCTGCACTGCCAAAGCCTTCACACTGAAGTTCGAGCCGAATGCGTGGAGTTCCTGAAGAGGAACAGAGGGCTGTACGAGGCG tttgtcgAAGGTGACTTTGAGGATTACCTGTCGAAGCTTCAGGACCCGCAG cattgggtgggggaggtggagaTCAACGCGCTGGCCGTCATGTACAA gaggGATTTCCTCATCTTCCAGGAGCCTGGAAAACGGGCCGTCAGCATCACAGACAACAACTTCAAGGACAAA GTGCAGTTGTGCTTTCTGAATGGGAATCACTACGACAGCGTTTACCCCATCAGCCACATGAAGAACGCCGCTCTCTGCCAGT CCATCCTGTACGAGGTGCTGTATGACGACGTCTTCAAAGTGGACCGCGGCTTTCTGGGTATGTGCCAACGGGTCGGCCGGCCCTCGGACCTCCTGAGCGACGACAGCATGGCCGTCTGCGGCAGCAGCGACGAGTCCGACCCGGACGCCGGCGAGCCGCTCTG GGTGGAAAGTGAAACGACGAAACCAACAAGACACAGcagg GGCCGCGGGCGTGGCCGACATCTGTCTGAGAGGGTGAGGCGTTCACTGAACCCGACTCTGTTCAGGAACATCGAGTACGACGTCTGGCACAAGACCAAGAGAG CGCAGCAGAAGATGGATTACTACATCGCTGCTGGGATGCAGTTCACTGTAGGAGACCgctgccag gtTCGTCTTGAGGGAGGTGGAAGGAGTTACGTCGCCACCATCAAGGAGGTGCCTCCCAACAACGGCCCAGTGACAGTTTACATTGAAGAGCTGGGCAGGAA acaGGTCCCTCTGTGGTGTCTCCGTCCAGCCAATGACGAGGGCAGGTGGAGTACTGTGGTCAGCCGGGAGAAGAGACTGAGCAACGGACATggag AGTGGGAGGACAGGGGTAAGGGCAGAGGCAGGGGGAAGCACACCACagcctcctccccctcctcctcctcctccgctgtttCCCAGGCGACGGCACCTGGCTCAAGCGGGCGTGTGCAGAAGCAGCATTCCTGGCCCCCGCAGGCCACCGTAGAGGAGCAGGGAGGGGTGAAAGCCAGCAG GAAGTCTATGAGCACGGTGGAGTCTGGGTTCGGACTGACGGAGGAGCAGCGTTTGgccaaagaggaggaggagaggaacgTGGCGTTGGTGGAGCTCCAGCTCAGAGACGAGCACAGCTTCCCCGCCCTCGGG GCGCAGTCGGGGGTGCAgggtgatggagggaggaagaaaggaggagagaagaagaaactccAGAGAAACAAGACg AAGAGTCCGGTCCAAGACGTCACagctctgtctccctctgctggtgaaGGACCCAAATCCTCCAGCCCGACACTCGCCAGTGCTGCTACTACTGCACCTACTacaaatactactactactactacaccccccacccccacccttccAGGTCCAAAACCTGCTGCCGCTCCGtccacagactctgactccaGTCCTGCTGGTCTGAGGTCGGCAGCCGCTGCTGTAGCATCCAGCCCGCCACTCACCACTGCTGCCCCGGCCGCTAAAACAAACGCACCTTCTGCTGGAGCTCCGCCCAGTtctccacctcctgctgctgccccGAGCACTAAACCCTCTGGCGCTGTGCCGTCCTCTGCcactctcttttccctcctcaccCCTGTTCTCCCTGCTGCCTCGTCACCCCCGACCACCAACGCCCCGTCcacatcctctcctcctgcttcctctAAAAAACTTctcgcctcctcctcttcttctcttcttcctaaATCATCAGCCTCgcctcctccttcatcttcaCTGCCGCCCCCGACTTTCATCGCCCCCATTGCTCCGTGTCCCGCCGCTGCTCAGggcttcctccctcccacctccctcaCCCGTTCTCCCGTCCTGCGCTCCCCCAGTCCCCCTTCCTTCTCCTCGTCCTCCGTCATCCATCATGCTGCTCGCGTCCACGAGGCTCCGCCAGTTTCAGCACAAACTCCAA atTCTTCGACGGACTCTGGAGGTGCCCTGACGAAGACCCAGGACTCCCTGTCCCAGACTCATCCTCAGGTGTCCCAGACCCAAACCCAGGCCTCATTAACCCAGACTGAGAGCCACGCCCAGCCTCCGCAGATGCCGACTGAGACCCggtcctctctccctccaccctgCTCTCCCCACCTGCAGCACCAGCCTCAGCCCCACACTGACGTGGCCTCTCTGCCTCAGGCCCAGACAGCTGTCCTCCAGCCCTCAGTCCCCCAAACCCAGGTCTCTGTCTCCCACCTCCAGCCCCAGTCTGAGGTGGTCCTGGTGCAGTCCTCTCACCCTGCTCCAGACGCTTCCCACCCTCACACCACCCAAGCCTCAGTTCCTGTCTCTGCCTTTGTGCAGCCCCAATCGTCTGTcactcctcctcacctccacgTCCAGCCGGCCCAGCCTCCTCACCCCTCCCAAGtcccccatccctccctctctctctcagcctcccAGACCCCCAACACCCAGAATCAAACAGAGGCCCTGCTGCCTCCCACCCAACCTCAGCCGGACTCGGCGGCTCACAGTCCCTCCCAGCAgcctcaccctcctcccccctctcatCTTGcacacccccctcctcctccgcctcacCCCCAGTCCATCTTAGGAGCCgttcctctgcagcagctgtccCAGCTGTACCAGGACCCCCTGTACCCGGGGTTCCCCCTGGGGGAGAAGGGCGACATGGCTCAgactccctccttctcctccaacAAATCAGGGGACGACCTGCCCGAAG aTGTCAACATCTTGAGGTTTTTCTTCAACTTGGGTGTCAAG gccTACTCCATGCCCATGTTTGCCCCCTACATGtacctcctccccctccagcAGGCCCACACCATGCACCCCAAGCTCCCCTCCCGCTCCCCCTCCCCACAGTACCCTCCCTCCAACCCCCCCACCAGGCACCAGGAGACGTACCCCCACCTGCAGTACCCTCCGACTTCAGCCGCCGTGCCTCCTCAGTATGAACATCAGGCCCCACTCGCTGAGCCCCCCCATCCCAGTGACCCCTTCAACCAGGCTGGGTACCCCATGGCTGAGCCCCACAGGATGCCCTGCCCCTCGTCATGGCAACAGCACCAGATGCCCCCACCCAGAAACCCCACCTTCCCGGTCGGGTATCCGACTCCAAGCCCACCATATCCGGTTGCCCAGACCTTGTCTCAGAGCTACCACCCAGGTCAAGGCCAGGGACCCCCACTGTTCCCTCTGAGCTTGCCTCCTTATCCCCCGTCCTCGCTGGGATACCAGTCTTCACCGGCCCATGAAGAGCCCCAGATGAGCCAGGCTGTGATGGAGCAGCATCAGCCCGCCAACGGGGACACGATGTCTGCCCAAGGACTCGTCCGAGTCCCCGGCCCTGCTGCTGCCAACAGCAGTAGATCAGTGGTGGTTTCTGGTTTTG cTGGCAAGAAGGAGCAGGGAGAGAGTTTGCCCAGAACGGTGCTGCTGGTGGACCCGCCGCTCAACCCCAACAATCCCATA CTGGTTGAAAACCTTGGCGTCAAGGATGTTCCTGTCGCCATGACAACCATGAAGACCAGCAGCACCCCTGGCTCTCCATTATCTTACAACTTCATCTCCAGGACGATAGTCCCTGGGGACAACTCCTCCTCTCGTGGTTACCGGGGCAACCACAAACTGCTTAATCCCACCGGCGCGTACGTCTCACCGGGGCCGCTCGAGCCCAGCCAGGTGGGTTACCATGGGCCGACCATGGCGGAGCATCCGTCTATCGGCTGCAACACGGAGGACGACTGGGAGGAGCAGACGGGATTCAAACCGACGAGCCTGAACCACCGAGGGCCCAGGAGGAgccacagaggagggagagggaggggaggccaCGATCCAGGGCGggggacacagaggaggagataCGGAGGAGAGGCAGGGGTGGGGTTCAGCTACTCCCAGTTTAACCCCTCCTACAGGGGGCGGGGCCGGGAGAGAGGATACTAG